A region from the Caldisericum sp. genome encodes:
- a CDS encoding DUF503 domain-containing protein: protein MQVGICNIKFLVPDSFSLKDKRQVTQSLVKKLRNNFNVSIAEENIDSWKDVYITVVSVNTEKSHLFSTLSKVVEFIKNEPRVILEDYNIEIL, encoded by the coding sequence ATGCAAGTTGGTATTTGCAATATAAAGTTTTTGGTGCCTGACTCTTTTTCCCTAAAGGATAAGAGGCAGGTTACTCAAAGTTTGGTAAAGAAATTACGAAATAATTTTAATGTTTCTATTGCAGAGGAGAATATAGACTCCTGGAAAGATGTGTATATAACTGTTGTAAGTGTGAATACAGAAAAGTCACATCTTTTTAGTACACTTTCAAAAGTTGTTGAATTTATTAAAAATGAGCCGAGAGTTATTCTTGAGGATTACAACATAGAAATTTTATAA
- the allB gene encoding allantoinase AllB — protein sequence MLLKNANIVTDGNNTRRVHIFVENGKIVNIFENSIPENIPQNDVIDCSNFIVFPGFIDAHVHFDDPGYTDREDFLTGTMSAAKGGVTTVVDMPCTSIPEVITKENLQYKLDIVSKKAVIDFSFWGGVTPEQIHSGEYKKTIKELKDEGVVGLKLYTISGMKSYPRVNIEEMALVFDTIRELGLVAGIHAEDFELVDFFTKRELSLNNFAGNAWAKGRNYEAEAVAILRSIALAKEFKNKVHIVHLSSKLGLEMIEKAKEDGIDITTETCPHYLVFNEDDLSKIGAILKTAPPVRKKEDSEYLWDGLRRGTVDFVTTDHAGGVYPEEKNKESIWDNYAGIPGVQTRFNVIYTFGFATGILTLSQLKRVLSEKPAERFGLKKKGKIDVGFDADFVLVNPFESFIFNASEDLLCKNKYSPFDGFVFKGVIEKTIVRGNIVYEKDKGIVVQQGYGKFVKSEF from the coding sequence GTGCTTTTAAAAAATGCAAACATTGTTACAGATGGAAATAATACAAGAAGAGTCCATATTTTTGTTGAGAACGGTAAAATAGTAAACATTTTTGAAAATAGCATTCCAGAAAATATACCGCAAAATGATGTTATAGATTGCTCAAACTTCATTGTTTTTCCAGGATTTATTGATGCTCATGTCCACTTTGACGACCCAGGTTACACAGATAGGGAAGATTTTTTAACAGGGACTATGAGTGCAGCTAAAGGTGGAGTGACAACTGTTGTTGATATGCCGTGTACTTCTATTCCAGAGGTCATTACGAAAGAAAATCTACAATATAAACTTGATATTGTTTCAAAAAAAGCAGTTATTGATTTTTCTTTTTGGGGAGGCGTTACCCCTGAACAAATCCATTCAGGAGAGTACAAGAAAACTATAAAAGAGTTGAAAGATGAAGGAGTTGTAGGGCTCAAACTTTACACCATTTCTGGTATGAAATCTTATCCAAGGGTTAATATCGAAGAAATGGCTCTTGTTTTTGACACAATAAGAGAATTGGGATTGGTTGCAGGAATACACGCTGAAGATTTCGAACTTGTTGATTTTTTTACAAAAAGAGAACTCAGCCTCAACAATTTTGCGGGGAATGCGTGGGCTAAGGGTAGAAATTATGAGGCAGAAGCAGTTGCAATTTTAAGAAGCATTGCACTTGCAAAGGAATTTAAGAATAAAGTTCATATTGTTCACCTCTCATCAAAACTTGGTCTCGAGATGATTGAAAAAGCAAAGGAAGATGGTATTGACATAACAACAGAGACATGTCCTCATTATCTTGTTTTTAATGAAGATGATCTATCTAAAATAGGTGCAATTTTGAAAACTGCTCCTCCTGTACGCAAAAAAGAAGATTCTGAGTATCTCTGGGATGGTCTTAGGAGGGGAACAGTTGACTTTGTAACGACTGACCATGCAGGCGGAGTCTATCCTGAAGAAAAAAATAAGGAAAGTATTTGGGACAATTATGCTGGAATTCCAGGTGTCCAAACAAGATTTAATGTTATATACACATTTGGATTTGCAACAGGCATACTAACCTTATCTCAATTAAAGAGAGTTCTATCAGAAAAACCTGCGGAAAGATTTGGGCTAAAAAAGAAAGGCAAAATTGATGTGGGTTTTGATGCAGATTTTGTGCTTGTTAATCCTTTTGAAAGTTTTATATTTAACGCAAGTGAAGACTTACTTTGTAAAAATAAATACTCGCCTTTTGATGGCTTTGTTTTTAAGGGCGTTATTGAGAAAACAATAGTAAGAGGAAATATCGTTTACGAAAAAGATAAGGGTATTGTTGTTCAACAAGGCTACGGTAAATTCGTTAAGAGTGAGTTTTAG
- the ade gene encoding adenine deaminase, with protein sequence MELDRRKLSNVIDVARRRKAADVLIKNAKIVNVFNESIEEGNIAIAEGIIAGIGNYEEGSTIYDVNGAFVAPSFIDSHMHIESTMLIPTEFAKAVVPLGTTTAIVDPHEIANVAGIPGIQFMINASKDLPMDIYFMLSSCVPATNLETSGAILYAEDLAMLKNHEKVLGLAEMMNYPGVINKDPEILDKILLFRDGIIDGHSPTLSGYELNAYLSAGILADHECTTKEEALEKLSKGMWIMMREGSVTRDVMSLLPVLNDKTKHRFLLCTDDKHPEDLISEGHLNYAIKLLVENGIPLPTAVRLATLNPSLFFGFRRKGGVAPGYIADLVVFDNLNKMSLVFKEGALVAKDGKALFDVEEPRHDDAVKNTINLKAATFEKLRVANKGKKIRVIGLRHDSIVTDELIVTPKVEDGFVVSDTENDVIKIAVFERHKATGKVSVGFIKGLGLKRGAFATSIAHDSHNIIVAGENDRDMLLVVTQLEAIGGGIAIAKDGAVLDYLALPYGGLMTNRSVYEVAEVLERLHKIAHNELGVTYPDPFMALAFMHLAVIPKLKITDSGLVDVEKFTFVDLFVD encoded by the coding sequence ATGGAACTCGATAGAAGAAAACTTTCTAATGTCATAGATGTAGCGAGAAGAAGAAAAGCCGCTGATGTATTAATAAAGAATGCAAAGATCGTTAATGTCTTTAATGAATCAATTGAAGAGGGTAATATTGCAATTGCAGAAGGAATTATTGCGGGAATCGGCAATTACGAAGAAGGAAGCACTATTTATGATGTAAATGGAGCATTCGTTGCACCTTCCTTTATAGATTCCCATATGCACATAGAAAGCACAATGCTTATACCAACAGAGTTTGCGAAGGCAGTAGTCCCTCTTGGAACTACAACTGCTATTGTTGACCCTCATGAAATAGCAAATGTTGCAGGTATTCCTGGAATTCAGTTTATGATAAATGCCTCAAAAGATTTACCTATGGATATTTACTTTATGCTTTCAAGTTGTGTTCCCGCAACTAACCTTGAGACATCTGGTGCAATTCTATACGCAGAAGACCTTGCGATGTTAAAGAATCACGAAAAGGTTCTTGGTCTTGCCGAGATGATGAATTATCCAGGTGTAATAAATAAAGATCCAGAGATTCTTGATAAAATTCTTCTCTTTAGGGATGGGATAATTGACGGTCATTCTCCTACGCTTTCAGGTTATGAACTTAACGCATATTTATCGGCAGGCATTCTTGCTGACCATGAATGTACAACAAAAGAAGAGGCTCTTGAGAAGTTATCCAAAGGTATGTGGATAATGATGAGAGAAGGTTCTGTTACAAGAGATGTAATGAGCCTATTGCCAGTTTTGAACGATAAAACCAAACACAGATTTTTGCTTTGTACTGACGATAAGCATCCAGAAGACCTTATTTCAGAGGGACATTTAAACTATGCAATTAAACTTCTTGTAGAAAATGGTATTCCTTTGCCTACTGCAGTAAGGCTTGCAACACTTAATCCTTCACTCTTCTTTGGATTCAGAAGAAAGGGCGGTGTTGCACCTGGCTATATTGCAGACCTTGTTGTTTTTGATAATCTGAATAAAATGAGTCTTGTTTTTAAAGAAGGAGCACTTGTTGCAAAAGATGGAAAGGCTCTTTTTGATGTCGAGGAGCCAAGGCACGATGATGCAGTTAAGAATACAATAAACCTTAAAGCGGCAACTTTTGAGAAGTTAAGAGTTGCAAATAAAGGCAAAAAGATTAGAGTAATAGGCTTAAGGCACGATTCAATAGTGACAGATGAATTGATTGTAACTCCAAAAGTTGAAGATGGTTTTGTCGTATCTGATACTGAAAATGATGTTATAAAAATTGCTGTGTTTGAAAGGCACAAGGCAACAGGCAAAGTCTCCGTCGGTTTTATAAAAGGGCTTGGTTTAAAGAGAGGTGCATTTGCAACCTCAATAGCGCACGATTCTCACAACATAATTGTTGCTGGAGAAAATGATAGAGATATGCTTCTTGTTGTAACCCAACTTGAAGCAATAGGAGGAGGAATTGCAATCGCTAAGGACGGTGCTGTCCTTGATTATCTTGCTCTTCCATATGGTGGACTAATGACGAATCGTTCAGTTTATGAAGTTGCAGAAGTCCTTGAAAGACTTCATAAGATTGCGCATAATGAACTTGGTGTAACATATCCAGATCCATTTATGGCGCTTGCCTTTATGCATCTTGCTGTTATTCCAAAACTAAAAATAACTGATTCAGGACTTGTTGATGTTGAAAAATTCACTTTCGTTGATCTTTTTGTAGATTAG
- a CDS encoding ABC transporter ATP-binding protein, with product MADVKLVNVTKKFGNVVAVDNVNIYVNDGEFFVLLGPSGCGKTTTLRIVAGLEEVTSGEVYIGGRLVNDVPPKDRDIAMVFQNYALYPHMNVYKNISFGLELRKVPRDVIDKKVKEVAAMLGLENLLDRKPRELSGGQRQRVALARAIVRDPKVYLMDEPLSNLDAKLRVQTRGELIKLHERLGVTTIYVTHDQVEAMTLGDRVVVMNKGKIQQIGTPKEVFDKPANKFVAGFVGTPPMNFFDVTVEKVGDDLVLKGTDFEIKPLKEHAKILEQTNLKGKEVTLGIRPKDIFPKEELLESMKNFVAQLKAPIDFVELMGSETFLHFKLNGTLAVARASANANYSMGDVVDLYVDLRNIHVFDKETEEAYF from the coding sequence ATGGCCGATGTAAAATTAGTAAATGTGACTAAAAAGTTTGGCAATGTTGTTGCTGTAGACAATGTAAACATCTATGTGAATGACGGTGAGTTCTTTGTCCTACTTGGTCCTTCGGGTTGTGGAAAGACAACCACACTTAGAATCGTTGCAGGGCTTGAAGAAGTAACTTCAGGAGAAGTATACATTGGAGGAAGGCTTGTAAATGATGTGCCCCCGAAAGATCGTGATATTGCAATGGTTTTCCAGAACTATGCACTTTATCCCCATATGAATGTTTACAAAAATATCTCCTTCGGACTTGAATTAAGAAAAGTACCTCGTGATGTAATTGATAAAAAGGTAAAAGAAGTTGCAGCAATGTTAGGACTTGAAAATCTCCTCGACAGAAAACCAAGAGAACTTTCCGGTGGTCAGAGACAGAGGGTTGCTCTTGCAAGAGCGATTGTAAGAGACCCAAAGGTTTATCTTATGGATGAACCTTTATCAAACCTTGATGCTAAATTAAGGGTCCAGACAAGGGGAGAACTCATTAAACTACATGAAAGACTTGGCGTAACAACAATCTATGTTACTCATGACCAGGTTGAGGCAATGACTCTTGGAGATAGAGTTGTTGTTATGAACAAAGGTAAAATTCAGCAAATTGGAACTCCCAAAGAAGTGTTTGATAAGCCAGCAAACAAATTTGTTGCAGGTTTCGTTGGGACTCCTCCAATGAACTTCTTTGATGTTACCGTAGAGAAAGTTGGAGATGACCTCGTATTGAAGGGGACAGACTTTGAAATTAAACCTCTTAAAGAGCATGCAAAAATCTTAGAGCAGACAAATTTGAAAGGCAAAGAAGTTACTTTGGGCATAAGACCAAAGGACATTTTCCCCAAAGAGGAACTCCTTGAAAGTATGAAAAACTTCGTTGCCCAACTTAAGGCACCAATTGATTTTGTGGAATTGATGGGTTCTGAAACTTTCTTGCACTTTAAACTAAACGGGACTCTTGCTGTTGCTCGAGCCTCTGCTAATGCAAACTACTCCATGGGAGATGTTGTTGATCTTTATGTCGATTTAAGAAATATTCATGTATTTGATAAGGAAACAGAAGAAGCATACTTCTAA
- a CDS encoding ABC transporter ATP-binding protein, whose product MEEKVTEFKSLELKDIYKEFPGVVANNRISLKINAGEIHALLGENGAGKTTLMNIIYGIYQPDDGEIYINGKKVFIDSPRTAMKYGIGMVHQHFMLVENHTVAENIALGLSGTKFLNPTKEIAKEIERYSSEIGLHVNPDAKIWQLSAGEQQRVEILKALMRGAKLIILDEPTSVLTPQEASELFKTIKHLVKNGHSVIFITHKLEEVYELGGIVTVLRQGKVIGSTTTKDATKEELAKMMVGREILFNLEKEYIKPGEVVVKVENLEVLNDKGLKAIKNLNFEVRKGEILGIAGVSGNGQRELVEALTGLRRVEKGRILINGKEIQNKGAREIGEMGVAHIPEERIKYGIVPNLPVYENAVLRDYYKEPFSNRGILNYKTIKEFAIKLVKEFSIATPSIETKAKLLSGGNIQKLILARETTTKSTFIVAAHPTYGLDIAATEYIRKLLLQKRKEGSAILLVSEDLEEILQLSDRVAVMFMGEFMGIVDPKKVSIEEIGLMMAGSMRM is encoded by the coding sequence TTGGAAGAAAAAGTTACAGAATTCAAATCACTTGAACTTAAGGACATTTACAAAGAGTTCCCTGGTGTTGTTGCAAACAACAGAATTTCACTGAAGATTAATGCTGGTGAAATACATGCACTTCTTGGAGAAAATGGTGCAGGGAAAACAACATTAATGAACATCATTTATGGTATTTACCAACCAGATGATGGAGAAATATACATAAATGGAAAAAAAGTATTCATAGACTCTCCGAGAACTGCAATGAAATATGGCATTGGTATGGTGCACCAACACTTCATGCTAGTTGAAAACCATACAGTTGCAGAGAATATTGCACTGGGGCTTTCAGGAACAAAGTTTTTAAACCCAACAAAAGAAATTGCAAAAGAGATTGAGAGATACAGTAGCGAAATTGGATTACATGTGAATCCTGATGCAAAGATCTGGCAACTTTCTGCAGGAGAGCAGCAAAGAGTTGAAATCTTAAAAGCCTTAATGAGAGGTGCAAAACTTATCATTTTAGATGAACCAACTTCAGTCTTGACACCACAAGAGGCAAGCGAACTTTTTAAAACTATAAAGCATCTTGTTAAGAATGGACACTCTGTTATTTTTATTACACACAAACTTGAAGAAGTTTACGAATTGGGGGGCATAGTAACTGTTTTAAGACAAGGAAAAGTAATTGGTTCCACTACAACTAAAGATGCAACAAAAGAAGAATTAGCAAAGATGATGGTTGGTAGAGAAATTCTTTTTAACCTTGAAAAAGAATATATAAAACCAGGAGAAGTAGTTGTAAAGGTGGAAAACCTTGAAGTTCTTAACGATAAAGGATTAAAAGCAATAAAGAATTTGAATTTTGAAGTAAGAAAGGGAGAAATTCTTGGAATAGCAGGTGTCTCAGGAAACGGACAAAGAGAGTTAGTTGAAGCGCTTACGGGATTAAGAAGAGTTGAAAAAGGAAGGATTTTGATTAATGGTAAGGAAATACAAAATAAAGGAGCCCGTGAGATAGGAGAAATGGGCGTTGCACATATCCCAGAAGAAAGAATTAAATACGGTATTGTTCCTAATCTCCCAGTCTATGAAAATGCTGTGTTAAGAGACTATTACAAAGAGCCATTTTCAAATAGAGGTATACTCAACTATAAAACAATTAAAGAATTTGCAATTAAACTTGTTAAGGAATTTTCAATTGCAACACCATCTATAGAAACGAAAGCAAAGCTTCTATCGGGAGGTAATATTCAAAAATTAATTCTTGCAAGAGAGACGACAACAAAATCTACTTTTATAGTAGCAGCACACCCAACATATGGGCTTGATATTGCTGCAACAGAGTATATAAGAAAATTATTGTTGCAGAAGAGAAAAGAAGGATCTGCAATACTCCTCGTATCAGAAGATCTTGAGGAAATTCTTCAACTGAGCGATAGAGTTGCGGTAATGTTTATGGGAGAATTTATGGGAATTGTTGACCCAAAGAAAGTTTCCATCGAAGAAATTGGCTTGATGATGGCTGGTTCTATGAGAATGTAG
- a CDS encoding ABC transporter permease, whose product MHISIEKRGYVSKRYSTTVYLLSIFVAVIISSFIFLLRGVNPFYAFYKIFQGSFGSAFGIKETITKAIPLLLIAEGLIVAFKGKFWNIGANGQLLIGATLSTWIALNYGPTHSAITTIPLMFIVGFIGGALYGFIPAVLKVKLGINEIIATLMLNYIAEDFVEYLVYGPWKGKTQYGFPYTDNFPPSATLAQIPGTRISYITLIIALISVVVVYYFIEKTKYGFEIKVAGENPHAAEYSGIDFVKMTIIMMLISGGLAGIAGVGEVAGIHRHLTYPAQVSSDYGYTAIIVAWLAQLNPILALVSALFFGGILVGGDVIQTSLGFPSSTINAFNGFILIFVMIGNFFTEYKIKIRR is encoded by the coding sequence ATGCATATTTCAATTGAAAAGAGAGGTTATGTTTCAAAGCGCTACTCCACCACTGTATATCTACTTTCTATTTTTGTTGCGGTTATTATATCGAGTTTTATATTTTTACTCAGAGGAGTAAACCCATTTTATGCATTCTATAAAATATTTCAGGGTTCATTTGGCTCTGCATTTGGTATAAAAGAAACAATAACAAAAGCAATTCCACTGCTTCTAATTGCGGAAGGGCTTATTGTCGCATTTAAAGGAAAGTTCTGGAATATTGGTGCAAATGGACAACTACTTATTGGAGCAACATTGTCTACATGGATTGCGTTAAATTATGGTCCCACACACTCTGCAATAACAACAATACCCTTGATGTTCATTGTTGGCTTCATAGGTGGTGCTTTATATGGCTTTATTCCTGCTGTATTAAAAGTTAAACTTGGAATTAATGAAATAATTGCAACCTTAATGTTGAACTACATAGCAGAAGACTTTGTAGAATATCTTGTCTATGGACCATGGAAAGGCAAAACTCAATATGGCTTTCCTTACACCGACAACTTTCCACCAAGCGCAACCTTAGCACAGATACCGGGAACAAGGATTAGTTATATTACTCTAATTATAGCTTTAATATCGGTTGTTGTAGTGTATTACTTCATTGAAAAAACAAAATATGGCTTTGAGATAAAGGTTGCTGGTGAAAACCCTCACGCAGCAGAATATTCAGGTATCGATTTTGTAAAAATGACAATTATAATGATGCTTATTTCAGGCGGTCTTGCAGGTATTGCTGGAGTAGGCGAGGTTGCAGGTATCCATAGGCACCTTACATACCCTGCACAGGTCTCCTCTGACTATGGATATACTGCTATAATCGTTGCGTGGCTTGCCCAACTAAACCCGATTCTTGCATTAGTTTCCGCATTATTCTTTGGTGGAATCCTCGTTGGCGGTGATGTAATACAAACTTCGCTTGGCTTTCCTTCCTCAACGATCAATGCATTTAACGGATTCATTCTAATCTTTGTAATGATTGGCAACTTCTTTACAGAATACAAAATAAAGATAAGAAGGTGA
- a CDS encoding BMP family ABC transporter substrate-binding protein gives MLKNKLKTLGVALVLLMLIFTSVSCQPQQTSQTTTQTTQEKTIKAGFIYVGPTGDYGWTAAHDAARKQLEQKFPWLKTVYIESVPETDAGRYIDRLVNEEKCDIVFTTSFGYMDATAEAAKKYPNVIFEHCSGYKRDTNLGTYFAELYQAYYLTGLMAGALTKTNKVGYVAAQPTPEVVRHINAFALGVKETNPKAKVYVRWLFTWYDPAKAKEAAESLISEGVDALAFTEDSTAVVDVGEEHTKKGQQIYTFSHYSPMLQYGPDTVVSGQLADWEPIYEDILRRVYTNTWTNQDYWWLMKEGACILGADFNTPINPKFTDALKAKFVNDPILGKISVYDLVMKRKEQMSEPTVLFDPFTGPIYDQKGTLRLKPGERASHDMLWSMDWFVDNVVGEIPK, from the coding sequence ATGTTAAAAAACAAACTAAAGACTTTAGGAGTAGCATTAGTTTTACTGATGCTTATCTTTACTTCTGTCTCTTGTCAGCCACAGCAAACCTCACAAACCACAACCCAAACAACACAGGAAAAGACAATTAAAGCAGGGTTCATCTATGTTGGACCCACGGGCGACTACGGTTGGACTGCTGCACATGATGCAGCAAGAAAACAACTTGAACAGAAGTTCCCATGGCTTAAAACAGTTTACATTGAATCAGTTCCTGAAACAGATGCAGGTCGTTACATCGACAGGTTAGTAAACGAAGAAAAGTGCGACATCGTATTCACAACAAGTTTTGGCTACATGGATGCAACAGCAGAGGCTGCAAAGAAGTATCCAAATGTTATCTTTGAGCACTGCTCAGGATACAAGAGGGATACAAACCTCGGAACCTACTTCGCGGAACTTTATCAAGCCTATTACCTTACTGGACTAATGGCGGGCGCACTTACAAAGACAAACAAAGTCGGTTATGTTGCAGCACAGCCAACACCTGAAGTAGTAAGACACATCAACGCATTCGCACTTGGTGTAAAAGAAACTAATCCAAAGGCAAAAGTTTATGTAAGATGGCTTTTCACATGGTATGATCCAGCAAAAGCAAAGGAAGCAGCGGAATCTTTAATTTCCGAAGGAGTGGACGCCTTAGCATTTACAGAAGACTCAACCGCAGTAGTCGATGTTGGTGAGGAACACACAAAGAAAGGACAGCAAATTTATACATTCTCCCACTACAGCCCAATGTTACAGTATGGTCCCGACACTGTTGTATCAGGACAACTTGCAGATTGGGAACCAATTTATGAAGACATTTTAAGAAGAGTCTACACCAATACATGGACCAACCAGGATTATTGGTGGCTAATGAAAGAAGGTGCATGCATACTCGGAGCAGATTTCAATACACCAATTAATCCAAAATTCACAGACGCACTCAAAGCAAAATTTGTTAACGATCCAATCCTTGGAAAGATTAGCGTTTACGACCTTGTTATGAAGAGAAAAGAACAGATGAGTGAACCAACTGTTCTGTTTGATCCATTCACCGGACCAATCTATGACCAGAAAGGAACTTTGAGGCTTAAACCAGGTGAAAGAGCGTCTCATGATATGCTCTGGAGTATGGACTGGTTTGTTGATAATGTTGTAGGCGAAATTCCTAAATAA
- the ssnA gene encoding putative aminohydrolase SsnA has translation MKVLYNGKIITLGSEAYIENGAIAIENGIIVEVGSTQSILSKYKDAELYDLDGRFVIPGFINTHMHLYSTFARGFGFGGASPYTFKEILELIWWRLDKFLDTEEEIYYSALMPAIEGLKSGTTTIIDHHASFGLIDGSLDIVEDALKEVGIRGVLAYETSDRWGRELSEKSIKENERYLRKEKNKDFFNALFGLHASFTLENETLEKVSAIAKSLNVGFHIHVAEGTEDVEHALKTSGKRTVERLNDFGILGKDTLAIHCININEKEIEILKDTGTTVVHNPESNMNNGVGVAPILEMDKAHILLGLGTDGYTPSMIESVKVAYILPKLHYRDPRVGSDLARRMLFENNSSIASRFFNRKVGVIEKDAYADLVVLDYNPPTPVDGNNFFYHLIFGTRDNAVKDVFVHGELLVKDQKLTKIDEEEVSRKSIEVAKKFWRKF, from the coding sequence ATGAAGGTTCTTTACAATGGCAAAATCATTACTTTAGGTAGTGAAGCCTATATCGAAAATGGTGCAATAGCAATAGAGAATGGAATTATTGTCGAAGTTGGATCGACTCAATCAATCCTTTCAAAGTATAAAGATGCCGAATTATACGATTTAGATGGAAGATTTGTAATTCCTGGTTTCATCAATACTCATATGCATCTTTACAGCACATTTGCAAGAGGGTTTGGTTTTGGAGGAGCCTCCCCTTATACATTCAAAGAAATCCTTGAGCTAATTTGGTGGAGACTCGACAAATTCCTTGATACGGAAGAAGAAATTTATTATAGCGCATTAATGCCTGCGATAGAGGGTTTAAAATCGGGAACAACAACCATTATTGATCACCATGCCTCCTTTGGGCTTATAGATGGCTCCCTTGATATCGTAGAAGATGCATTGAAGGAAGTTGGAATAAGGGGTGTTCTTGCTTATGAAACTTCTGACAGGTGGGGAAGAGAATTAAGTGAAAAATCGATAAAGGAAAATGAAAGGTATTTAAGAAAAGAGAAAAACAAAGATTTCTTTAACGCACTCTTCGGGTTGCACGCATCTTTTACGCTTGAGAACGAAACTCTTGAAAAAGTCTCAGCAATTGCAAAATCCCTCAATGTCGGTTTTCATATTCATGTTGCAGAGGGTACTGAAGATGTTGAGCACGCATTAAAAACCTCAGGAAAAAGGACTGTTGAAAGGTTAAACGACTTCGGCATTCTTGGTAAAGATACACTTGCAATTCATTGTATCAATATTAATGAGAAAGAGATTGAAATTCTGAAAGACACAGGAACTACCGTTGTCCATAATCCAGAATCGAATATGAATAATGGTGTGGGAGTTGCGCCAATTCTTGAGATGGATAAGGCACATATTTTGTTAGGGCTTGGGACAGACGGATACACGCCATCTATGATTGAGTCAGTAAAGGTTGCTTACATATTGCCAAAACTCCATTATAGAGATCCCAGGGTTGGAAGTGATCTTGCAAGAAGGATGCTTTTTGAGAACAATTCGTCTATTGCAAGCCGCTTCTTTAATAGGAAGGTAGGAGTAATTGAAAAAGATGCCTATGCAGACCTTGTTGTGCTTGACTATAATCCACCGACTCCCGTTGATGGAAACAATTTCTTCTACCATCTCATTTTTGGCACTAGAGATAATGCAGTTAAAGATGTTTTTGTTCATGGAGAGTTGCTTGTAAAAGACCAGAAGTTAACGAAAATTGACGAAGAAGAAGTTTCAAGAAAATCGATTGAAGTTGCAAAGAAATTCTGGAGGAAGTTTTAA
- a CDS encoding ABC transporter permease, with the protein MNLIISILQRTMVAGTPLLLGTVGEIITERSGILNLGIEGMMALGAIVGFSVTYTTKNLVLGLFAGILAGGVLALLHAFVSINIRGIQTLSGLAIAMIGSGLAGMLGKNYIGVPLPTRFSEVAIPWLSKIPFIGPILFNRDPLFYTGIILAVLAWFILFKTRWGINIRSVGENPKAADALGINVGLVKYLSTFTGGCFAGFAGAYLTLAYMPSWIEGMTGGRGWIVIALTIFAQWDPLRAILGAYIFGGVDVLQYILQPLGIPVPILKMTPYIVTLIILLITAREIMRKHLGAPKALGEPFIKGEK; encoded by the coding sequence ATGAATCTTATAATTTCAATCCTTCAAAGGACAATGGTTGCAGGAACACCACTTCTTTTAGGAACTGTTGGCGAGATTATAACTGAACGCTCGGGAATTTTAAACCTCGGTATCGAGGGAATGATGGCACTAGGTGCAATAGTAGGATTTAGCGTTACCTACACAACAAAAAACCTGGTTTTAGGACTTTTTGCGGGAATACTTGCAGGAGGAGTTCTTGCACTGCTCCACGCTTTTGTTTCAATCAACATAAGGGGGATACAAACCCTTTCAGGACTTGCAATAGCAATGATTGGAAGTGGACTTGCAGGTATGCTTGGTAAAAACTACATAGGAGTACCTCTTCCTACAAGATTTTCTGAGGTTGCAATCCCATGGTTATCAAAAATTCCATTTATAGGACCAATATTATTTAATAGGGACCCTCTTTTTTACACAGGCATCATTCTTGCAGTCCTTGCGTGGTTTATACTCTTCAAAACAAGATGGGGAATTAACATTAGGTCAGTTGGAGAAAATCCCAAAGCAGCAGATGCTCTTGGAATTAATGTTGGACTTGTAAAATACTTATCAACTTTCACAGGCGGTTGCTTTGCTGGTTTTGCTGGTGCATACTTAACTTTAGCATATATGCCATCATGGATTGAAGGTATGACTGGTGGTCGTGGATGGATCGTTATCGCTTTAACAATTTTTGCACAGTGGGATCCGCTTAGAGCAATATTAGGTGCTTACATATTTGGAGGAGTTGATGTTCTACAGTACATTTTACAACCTTTAGGAATTCCTGTGCCAATACTAAAAATGACTCCTTATATAGTGACTCTTATAATACTTCTTATAACTGCAAGAGAAATAATGAGGAAACACCTTGGTGCACCAAAAGCACTTGGCGAACCTTTCATAAAGGGAGAAAAATAA